From a region of the Ostrinia nubilalis chromosome 18, ilOstNubi1.1, whole genome shotgun sequence genome:
- the LOC135080419 gene encoding protein UXT homolog → MAKGNIQDRILEYERFINDVLKQDLRGVESQLVANNAEIADLLQQKHTLKVVADKSMHPNGFKTQVNLGCNFFMEASVPDTSELLVNIGLNHYLQFSLEEANKYLDVRIKAFEKQGETIQNKAAEIKAHIKLMLFGIAELQDKGLKKKTDTT, encoded by the coding sequence ATGGCTAAAGGTAACATTCAAGACAGGATATTAGAATACGAGAGATTCATAAACGATGTTTTGAAACAAGATTTGCGGGGAGTGGAATCACAACTTGTCGCAAATAACGCTGAAATCGCCGATCTTCTTCAACAAAAACATACATTGAAAGTGGTAGCAGACAAAAGTATGCATCCTAATGGATTCAAGACTCAAGTGAACTTAGGTTGTAACTTTTTTATGGAAGCTTCTGTGCCAGATACTTCAGAACTGCTTGTGAATATAGGATTGAATCATTACctacaatttagcttagaagaagcaaataaatatttagatgtAAGAATAAAGGCATTTGAGAAACAAGGGGAAACGATACAGAACAAAGCTGCGGAGATAAAGGCccatataaaattaatgttgttcGGGATTGCTGAACTGCAGGATAAAGGCTTGAAGAAGAAGACCGATACAACTTAG